In Capsicum annuum cultivar UCD-10X-F1 chromosome 7, UCD10Xv1.1, whole genome shotgun sequence, one genomic interval encodes:
- the LOC107876595 gene encoding uncharacterized protein LOC107876595 — MGKGGVEDVIEVDDESKEECPVESGKLDGSDDASEIGKEKEKELTINVPLVEALEQIPGYAKFMKDLVTRAKKADPGAFSSPCTIGSLNFPKALCNLEKSINLMLLAVYIMLGLGDPTPKNILLVMADRSIKRPVGILHDVLVKVSDIILSANFVVLDCEVDFEVPIILGRPFLTTGRVVLDIDLNELKFRFNDKEANFKMHSSITQQKEMSVFSIMDMFYEDGKEVAAWCLDEV; from the exons AATCCAAAGAAGAATGTCCAGTAGAGTCTGGGaagctggatggttctgatgatgctTCAGAAATagggaaagaaaaggaaaaagaa ttaacaataaatgtgcctttagtGGAGGCACTTGAACAAAtcccaggatatgctaaatttatgaaggatctggTGACGAGGGCA AAGAAGGCCGACCCTGGAGCATTCTCTAGTCCATGTACAATTGGGTCTCTCAATTTTCCTAAGGCCCTATGTAATCTAGAGAAGAGCATAAATCTAATGCTGCTAGCCGTGtatataatgctaggtttgggggatcctaccccgaAAAATATATTgttggtgatggcagataggtctatAAAACGGCCAGTAggaatattacatgatgtattggtaaaggtgtcCGACATTATACTTTCTgctaattttgtagtcctagactgtgaggtggactttgaagtacccatcatTTTAGGTAGACCATTCCTTACAACTGGGAGAGTGGTGCTGGATATAGATCTAAATGAGCTGAAGTTTaggttcaatgacaaagaagcaaaTTTCAAAATGCACTCATCCATCacacaacaaaaggagatgagtgttttctcaattatGGATATGTTTTATGAAGATGGGAAAGAGGTAGCAGCATGGtgtcttgacgaagtctga